The following proteins come from a genomic window of Sulfitobacter indolifex:
- a CDS encoding response regulator transcription factor — MSKLVVLVEDEVNIAEAIRFLLSQEGWRVETLANGSGAVDVIRKASPDLVMLDVMLPGKSGFEILDELRGDPAMGDLPVLMLTARGQSRDRAMAEKAGVSRFMTKPFSNSEMLDAVRDLIAS, encoded by the coding sequence ATGAGCAAACTCGTAGTTCTGGTGGAGGACGAGGTGAATATCGCCGAGGCCATCCGCTTTTTGTTGAGCCAAGAGGGCTGGCGGGTGGAGACGCTCGCCAATGGATCGGGCGCTGTGGATGTGATCCGCAAGGCGTCGCCCGATCTGGTGATGCTCGACGTAATGCTGCCGGGCAAGAGCGGGTTCGAGATACTCGATGAGTTGCGCGGCGATCCGGCCATGGGCGACCTGCCGGTGCTGATGCTGACCGCGCGCGGCCAAAGCCGGGACCGCGCCATGGCCGAGAAGGCCGGGGTCAGCCGTTTTATGACAAAGCCATTTTCAAATTCTGAGATGCTGGACGCGGTGCGCGACCTAATCGCCAGTTAA